The following proteins come from a genomic window of Pirellula staleyi DSM 6068:
- a CDS encoding diacylglycerol kinase, producing MNPRRQSWFRKFASAMRGIGIAIGGERSFYVHLPVAALMLLLSFWVRMPFSYMVWIIAAIGAVFTAEIFNTAIERLARRVSLKDDPEIADVCDIASGAVLVTAITAVVIGVLILGPRLILVMHNIVIRQ from the coding sequence ATGAATCCACGCCGACAATCTTGGTTTCGGAAGTTCGCCAGTGCCATGCGCGGCATCGGCATCGCGATCGGTGGCGAGCGGAGCTTCTATGTCCATCTGCCGGTTGCGGCCCTGATGCTTTTGCTATCGTTCTGGGTCCGGATGCCCTTTTCCTACATGGTCTGGATCATCGCCGCGATTGGCGCGGTCTTTACGGCAGAGATCTTTAACACAGCGATCGAGCGCTTAGCGCGGCGCGTTTCGCTGAAGGATGATCCGGAGATCGCCGATGTTTGTGACATAGCGAGCGGGGCTGTGCTGGTGACTGCAATCACGGCGGTCGTAATCGGGGTTTTGATCCTCGGGCCCCGCTTGATCCTGGTGATGCACAACATCGTGATCCGCCAGTAG